Proteins encoded in a region of the Oncorhynchus clarkii lewisi isolate Uvic-CL-2024 chromosome 18, UVic_Ocla_1.0, whole genome shotgun sequence genome:
- the LOC139373322 gene encoding ATPase inhibitor A, mitochondrial produces MARLLLRSNFRGFFATQFRMTSDQLGELGKGAGKGGGGGGSVREAGGAFGKKQAAEEERYFRQKEKEQLSALRKHHEEEIDHSKKEIERLQREIDRHKGKIKKLKHDD; encoded by the exons ATGGCGAGGCTACTATTAAGATCCAATTTTCGGGGCTTCTTTGCCACCCAATTCAGGATGACATCCGACCAG ctggGTGAGCTGGGCAAAGGAGCAGGAAAGGGAGGCGGTGGAGGAGGCTCGGTGAGGGAGGCAGGTGGTGCCTTTGGAAAGAAGCAAGCTGCAGAGGAGGAGCGTTATTTTCG TCAGAAGGAGAAGGAGCAGTTGTCTGCCCTACGGAAGCACCATGAAGAGGAGATTGACCACAGCAAGAAAGAAATTGAGCGTTTGCAGCGTGAGATTGACCGTCACAAGGGCAAAATCAAGAAACTGAAACATGATGACTAA
- the LOC139373321 gene encoding heterogeneous nuclear ribonucleoprotein R-like, which yields MAADEVNGSSAQVREEEEPMEVTAECEHTENYQTLIDAGLPQKVAESLDNVFSTGLVAYADLDERAIDALREFNEEGALSVLLQFKESDLSHVQNKSAFLCGVMKTYRQREKQGNKVQESTKGPDESKIKALLERTGYTLDVTTGQRKYGGPPPEEVFQGAQPGIGTEVFVGKIPRDLYEDELVPLFEKAGPIWDLRLMMDPLSGQNRGYAFITFCGKDAAAEAVKLCDNYEIRSGKYLGVCISVANNRLFVGSIPKNKTRESILEDFGKVTEGLQEVILYHQPDDKKKNRGFCFLEYEDHKSAAQARRRLMSGKVKVWGNPVTVEWADPVAEPDPDVMAKVKVLFVRKLATPVTEELLEKTFSAFGKLERVKKLKDYAFVHFEDRDAAVKAMAEMNGKELGGEEIEIVLAKPPDKKRKERQAHRQTTRNPGYDDYYYYPPPRMPPPGRGRGRGGRGGYAAYPPPDYYSYEDYYDDYYDYHDYRGGYEDPYYGYDDVYSMRGRGSRPSRGGPPPPRARGAPPTRSRGGYAQRGPPIGGPRGGRGGRGGPFQPQRGRGTRGARGNRGGNVGGKRKADVFNQPDSKRRQTNQQNWGSQPIAQQPLQQGADYSGNYGYSNDTLEFSQDSYGQQWK from the exons ATGGCTGCCGACGAGGTGAATGGTAGTTCTGCCCaggtgagggaggaagaggagcctATGGAAGTCACTGCCGAATGCGAGCACACGGAGAACTACCAGACACTAATCGATGCCGGACTGCCGCagaaagtggcagagagtctCGACAACGTATTCTCAACCG GGTTGGTGGCATATGCTGACCTGGACGAGAGGGCCATCGATGCTCTGCGGGAGTTCAATGAAGAGGGAGCGCTGTCTGTACTGTTGCAGTTCAAAGAAAGTGACCTGTCCCATGTGCAG AACAAAAGTGCTTTCCTTTGTGGAGTCATGAAGACTTACAGACAGAGGGAAAAGCAAGGAAATAAAGTACAAGAATCCACCAAGGGGCCTGATGAGTCCAAGATCAAG GCTCTGCTGGAGCGGACAGGATACACCCTGGACGTAACTACGGGACAGAGGAAATACGGCGGGCCTCCACCAGAGGAAGTGTTCCAAGGAGCACAGCCTGGGATTGGAACTGAG GTGTTTGTGGGAAAGATCCCCAGAGATCTGTATGAAGACGAGCTGGTGCCACTGTTTGAAAAGGCGGGCCCTATCTGGGACCTGAGGCTAATGATGGACCCTCTGTCGGGTCAGAACCGGGGCTACGCCTTCATCACCTTCTGCGGCAAGGATGCTGCAGCTGAGGCTGTGAAACTT TGTGATAACTATGAAATCCGGTCTGGGAAGTACCTTGGAGTGTGCATATCTGTAGCAAACAACCGCCTGTTTGTTGGATCAATCCCAAAGAACAAGACCAGAGAGAGCATATTGGAGGACTTTGGCAAAGTCACAG AGGGGCTTCAGGAAGTGATTCTCTACCACCAGCCTGACGACAAGAAGAAGAATCGTGGCTTCTGTTTCCTCGAGTACGAGGACCACAAGTCTGCAGCCCAGGCCCGCCGCCGCCTCATGAGCGGCAAGGTGAAGGTTTGGGGGAACCCGGTCACTGTTGAGTGGGCCGATCCGGTCGCTGAGCCCGATCCGGATGTCATGGCTAAG GTGAAAGTCCTGTTTGTCAGGAAGCTGGCCACCCCGGTCACAGAAGAGCTACTGGAGAAGACCTTCTCTGCGTTTGGAAAGTTGGAGCGGGTGAAGAAGCTCAAAGACTATGCCTTTGTCCACTTTGAGGACAGGGATGCAGCTGTGAAG GCAATGGCAGAAATGAATGGGAAGGAGCTTGGGGGAGAGGAGATTGAGATAGTCCTAGCCAAGCCCCCAGACAAGAAGAGGAAAGAGCGGCAGGCTCATCGCCAGACCACCAGAAACCCAGG GTATGATGACTATTACTACTACCCACCGCCACGCATGCCTCCACCAGGTAGGGGCAGGGGCCGTGGTGGTCGTGGGGGCTATGCCGCCTACCCCCCCCCAGACTACTACAGCTACGAGGACTACTACGATGACTATTATGACTATCACGACTACCGTGGGGGTTACGAGGACCCCTACTACGGTTACGACGACGTGTACAGCATGAGGGGCCGTGGCAGCCGGCCAAGCAGGGGAGGTCCACCCCCACCCAGGGCCCGCGGAGCACCACCCACACGAAGCCGAGGGGGCTATGCCCAGAGGGGGCCACCAATCGGCGGGCCCAGGGGTGGCAGAGGGGGCCGGGGGGGACCCTTCCAGCCACAGAGGGGCCGCGGTACCCGAGGAGCCAGGGGGAATCGCGGGGGCAATGTGGGAGGGAAGAGGAAGGCGGACGTCTTCAACCAGCCTGACTCCAAACGCCGGCAGACCAACCAGCAGAACTGGGGGTCTCAGCCCATCGCCCAGCAGCCCCTGCAGCAAGGGGCCGACTATTCCGGTAACTATGGTTACAGTAATGACACCCTGGAGTTTTCACAGGATTCTTATGGGCAGCAGTGGAAGTAG